The following proteins are encoded in a genomic region of Quercus lobata isolate SW786 unplaced genomic scaffold, ValleyOak3.0 Primary Assembly Scq3eQI_1999, whole genome shotgun sequence:
- the LOC115973072 gene encoding galactoside 2-alpha-L-fucosyltransferase-like, with product YWLYKPSSYLLSRLRSYEDLHKLCGPYTKSYNRTQKLLKSHLNASSTKCKYVVWISYSGLGNRVLTLTSAFLYALLTNRVLLVDQGKDMTDLFCEPFPEKSWVLPVDFPLKETFKILSQYFPHSYGNMLKKNISNTSTVSLPSYLYLHLAHDYDDQDKHFLCDQDQTLLSRVPWLIMKSDLYFVPSLFLMPSFEQELSKLFPHKDIVFHHLGRYLFHPSNHVWGLITRYYQAYLAKADERIGIQIRNFDTGPGPFQYVMDQVLACTLKYKVLPQVDWKRTIVTQSEKANLKAILITSLSSRYFENVRNMYWEHPTVNGDVVEVFQPSQEQFQHTENRLHNSKAWAEMYLLSLTDVSVTSAWSTFGYVAQGLGGLKPWILYKSDNQTTPNPPCRQAMSMEPCFHAPPLYDCKTKKGIDNGALVPHVRHCEDMSWGLKLVDNHDEL from the coding sequence GTATTGGCTTTACAAACCGTCTTCTTATCTCCTTTCAAGACTACGGAGTTATGAAGATCTCCATAAACTATGCGGACCTTATACCAAATCATACAATAGAACACAAAAACTTCTCAAGTCTCACCTTAATGCTAGTTCTACAAAGTGTAAGTATGTTGTGTGGATATCTTATAGTGGCTTGGGCAACAGGGTTTTAACCCTGACATCTGCATTTCTTTATGCCCTCCTCACAAATAGAGTATTGCTTGTTGACCAAGGGAAGGATATGACTGATCTTTTCTGTGAGCCATTTCCAGAAAAATCATGGGTTTTGCCTGTTGACTTCCCCCTCAAAGAGACATTTAAAATCCTTAGTCAGTATTTTCCTCATTCTTATGGGAACATGTTGAAGAAGAACATCTCAAATACTTCAACAGTATCACTACCATCATATTTGTATCTCCATCTAGCACATGATTATGATGATCAAGATAAGCACTTTTTATGTGATCAAGATCAAACTCTTCTCAGTAGAGTTCCTTGGTTGATAATGAAATCAGATCTATACTTTGTCCCATCTCTCTTCTTGATGCCCTCTTTTGAGCAAGAACTAAGCAAATTATTCCCACATAAAGATATTGTTTTCCACCACTTAGGCCGCTATCTTTTCCACCCCTCAAATCATGTATGGGGACTAATAACAAGGTACTATCAAGCCTACTTAGCTAAAGCAGATGAGAGGATTGGaattcaaataagaaattttgaTACAGGACCTGGTCCTTTCCAATATGTGATGGATCAAGTTTTAGCTTGTACACTAAAGTATAAAGTGTTGCCACAAGTAGATTGGAAGAGAACTATTGTTACCCAATCAGAAAAGGCAAACTTGAAAGCCATCCTTATAACATCTTTGAGTTCTAGGTACTTTGAGAATGTAAGAAACATGTACTGGGAACACCCAACAGTGAATGGAGACGTGGTTGAGGTTTTCCAACCAAGCCAAGAACAATTTCAACATACAGAGAACAGGTTGCACAACAGCAAGGCATGGGCAGAAATGTATCTCCTTAGCTTAACTGATGTCTCGGTTACAAGTGCATGGTCAACATTTGGTTATGTAGCTCAAGGTCTTGGAGGTTTGAAGCCATGGATTCTCTACAAGTCTGATAATCAAACGACCCCTAATCCACCTTGTCGTCAGGCCATGTCAATGGAGCCTTGTTTTCATGCTCCCCCATTGTATGATTGCAAGACAAAGAAAGGAATTGATAATGGTGCACTTGTTCCCCATGTGAGACATTGTGAAGATATGAGCTGGGGCTTAAAACTGGTTGATAATCATGATGAGTTGTAG